From Novosphingobium decolorationis, one genomic window encodes:
- a CDS encoding p-hydroxycinnamoyl CoA hydratase/lyase, with translation MSERAPEDTVSYTVENRIAWVSFNRPEKRNCMSPNLNRRMTEILNELEFREDVGVLVLTGEGTAFSAGMDLKEYFRENEEKGLWATRQAQREAYGWWERLRWYEKPTIAMVNGWCFGGAYGPLFSCDLAVAAEDAQFGLSEINWGILPGGGASKVIVELTGFRNAMYHAMMGENVDGKKAAEWGLVNEAVPGDKLKARVEEIAGVLLGKNPTALRATKWAIRRVGEMTFDNSMDYLVRTQEAANFFDGEGRKEATRQFIDEKTFKPGLGAYDLNKKD, from the coding sequence ATGTCCGAACGTGCACCTGAAGATACCGTCTCCTACACCGTCGAGAACCGCATTGCCTGGGTTTCGTTCAACCGCCCGGAAAAGCGCAACTGCATGAGCCCCAACCTCAACCGGCGCATGACCGAGATCCTCAACGAGTTGGAATTCCGCGAGGACGTGGGCGTGCTCGTCCTGACCGGTGAGGGCACGGCCTTCTCGGCGGGCATGGACCTCAAGGAGTACTTCCGCGAGAACGAGGAAAAGGGCCTGTGGGCGACCCGCCAGGCGCAGCGCGAAGCCTATGGCTGGTGGGAGCGCCTGCGCTGGTACGAGAAGCCGACCATCGCGATGGTCAACGGCTGGTGCTTTGGCGGCGCCTACGGCCCGCTGTTCAGCTGTGACCTGGCCGTTGCGGCCGAGGATGCACAGTTCGGCCTTTCGGAAATCAACTGGGGCATCCTGCCCGGCGGCGGCGCCTCGAAGGTCATCGTCGAGCTGACCGGTTTCCGTAACGCGATGTACCACGCCATGATGGGCGAGAACGTCGATGGCAAGAAGGCCGCCGAGTGGGGACTCGTCAACGAGGCGGTGCCCGGCGACAAGCTCAAGGCCCGCGTCGAGGAAATCGCCGGCGTGCTGCTGGGCAAGAACCCGACCGCGCTGCGCGCCACCAAGTGGGCGATCCGCCGCGTGGGCGAGATGACCTTCGACAACTCGATGGACTACCTCGTGCGCACGCAGGAAGCGGCCAACTTCTTCGACGGCGAAGGCCGCAAGGAAGCCACCCGCCAGTTCATCGACGAAAAGACCTTCAAGCCGGGTCTGGGCGCCTATGACCTGAACAAGAAGGATTGA
- a CDS encoding MarR family winged helix-turn-helix transcriptional regulator → MADTSGKPDSGSLPAPHGEPDPLAILPGYTLRRAANAMMAELGTLLSEVDLRVSEASILLLIDGRDTMTSSQIGTALDIRSANMAPLIGRLVTRGLVERVPLDGKSMAIILTPDGEAILREVRRITQTFEQDLLQRIPTEHRDHFVPALNALWR, encoded by the coding sequence TTGGCCGACACATCCGGAAAGCCCGATAGCGGCTCGCTTCCTGCGCCCCATGGGGAACCCGATCCGCTTGCCATCCTGCCCGGCTACACGCTGCGCCGTGCGGCCAATGCGATGATGGCGGAACTGGGCACGCTGCTGTCCGAAGTGGACCTGCGCGTGTCCGAAGCCTCGATCCTCCTGCTGATCGACGGGCGCGACACGATGACCTCCAGCCAGATCGGCACCGCTCTCGACATCCGCTCGGCGAACATGGCCCCGCTGATCGGACGCCTGGTCACGCGCGGACTGGTCGAACGCGTGCCGCTCGATGGCAAGTCGATGGCGATCATCCTGACCCCGGACGGCGAGGCAATCCTGCGCGAGGTGCGCCGGATCACCCAGACCTTCGAGCAGGATCTGCTCCAGCGCATCCCCACCGAGCACCGCGACCACTTCGTCCCCGCCCTCAACGCGCTCTGGCGCTGA
- a CDS encoding aldehyde dehydrogenase — protein sequence MTEFSRRNPLTGEIASSAPAMQPGDIPAIAKKAAQGQAEWGQMGPNARRAVLTKAAEALEARRDDFVAAMQSEIGATAGWAMFNHGLSASMIREAAALTTQISGEIIPSDKPGCLAMAVREPVGVILSIAPWNAPIILAVRAIATPLACGNAVILKASEICPRVHSLVIESFAAAGFPEGVVNVVTNAPEDAGEVVGALIDAPEVKRINFTGSTAVGRIIAQRAAGHLKPCILELGGKAPFLVLEDADLDEAVKAASFGAFMNQGQICMSTERIIVVDAVAEAFAEKFAAKVATMTTGDPREGTSPLGAVVDQKTVSHVNSLIEDALSHGATLLTGGTADSVLMPATVVSGVTDAMKIYRDESFGPVVAVLHARDEEHAIALANDTEYGLSAAVFTRDTARGLAVARRIRSGICHVNGATVHDEAQMPFGGVGASGYGRFGGKAGIDSFTELRWITVETQPGHYPI from the coding sequence ATGACTGAGTTCTCGCGTCGCAATCCGCTGACAGGCGAAATCGCCTCCAGCGCGCCGGCCATGCAGCCCGGCGATATTCCGGCCATCGCGAAGAAGGCCGCGCAGGGGCAGGCCGAGTGGGGCCAGATGGGCCCCAACGCCCGCCGTGCTGTCCTCACCAAGGCCGCCGAAGCGCTCGAGGCGCGCCGCGATGATTTCGTGGCCGCCATGCAAAGCGAGATCGGTGCAACCGCGGGCTGGGCCATGTTCAACCACGGCCTGTCGGCCAGCATGATCCGCGAGGCCGCTGCGCTCACCACGCAGATCTCGGGAGAGATCATCCCCTCCGACAAGCCCGGATGCCTTGCCATGGCCGTGCGCGAGCCGGTCGGCGTCATCCTCTCCATCGCGCCCTGGAATGCGCCGATCATCCTGGCCGTGCGCGCCATCGCAACGCCGCTTGCCTGTGGCAACGCGGTGATCCTGAAGGCCAGCGAGATCTGCCCGCGCGTCCATTCGCTGGTGATCGAATCCTTTGCTGCGGCCGGTTTCCCCGAAGGCGTCGTCAACGTCGTCACCAACGCGCCCGAAGATGCAGGCGAGGTCGTGGGCGCGCTCATCGACGCGCCCGAGGTCAAGCGCATCAACTTCACAGGCTCCACCGCGGTGGGCCGCATCATCGCCCAGCGCGCGGCTGGCCATCTCAAGCCCTGCATTCTGGAACTGGGCGGCAAGGCGCCGTTCCTGGTCCTGGAGGATGCCGATCTTGATGAGGCTGTGAAGGCCGCCTCGTTCGGCGCCTTCATGAACCAGGGCCAGATCTGCATGTCGACCGAGCGTATCATTGTGGTCGACGCGGTCGCCGAGGCGTTCGCGGAAAAGTTCGCGGCCAAGGTCGCGACGATGACCACGGGCGATCCGCGCGAGGGCACGAGCCCGCTTGGCGCGGTGGTTGACCAGAAGACGGTGAGCCACGTCAATTCGTTGATCGAGGACGCGCTGTCCCATGGCGCGACCCTGCTGACGGGCGGAACCGCCGACAGCGTGCTGATGCCGGCAACGGTCGTCTCGGGCGTGACGGACGCGATGAAGATCTACCGCGATGAAAGCTTCGGTCCGGTCGTCGCGGTCCTCCACGCGCGCGACGAGGAACACGCGATCGCGCTGGCCAACGACACCGAATACGGCCTTTCCGCCGCGGTCTTCACCCGGGATACCGCGCGCGGCCTTGCCGTCGCCCGGCGCATCAGGTCGGGGATCTGCCACGTCAACGGCGCGACCGTCCACGACGAGGCGCAGATGCCGTTCGGCGGGGTCGGGGCCTCGGGCTACGGCCGCTTTGGCGGCAAGGCCGGGATCGACAGCTTCACCGAGCTGCGCTGGATCACGGTCGAGACCCAGCCCGGCCACTACCCGATCTGA
- a CDS encoding DUF2235 domain-containing protein — protein sequence MSKSLIVCCDGTWNSADQKGEPTNVTKMARAILPRTATGRAQVIYYDEGVGSGNVLDRVVGGAFGTGLGTNVQQAYRFLCQNYEPGDSLFLFGFSRGAYTVRSLAGLVGLVGLVRKGDLDKLPEIWAYYRMDDGKRAKAPLDPALFEGRHPDIEMVGVWDTVGALGVPSNVLGSWGRGGYAFHDVKLGARVRHAYQALAIDERRSKFVPAIWDTSGGIAPGQEVEQVWFAGAHSNVGGGYPDKVLSDIALLWMCGKAQAWLELDEDYLARKVERLDEDAARGLLVNSARSAFWKLQGQKERALGSDATETIHPSVLARLNLSREMKAGGTPPYAPFPYLPRNLLRFLEKTGLIG from the coding sequence ATGTCCAAGAGCCTGATCGTGTGCTGCGATGGAACCTGGAACAGCGCGGACCAGAAGGGCGAGCCGACCAACGTCACCAAGATGGCGCGCGCCATCCTGCCGCGCACGGCGACAGGTCGCGCGCAGGTGATCTATTACGACGAGGGCGTGGGCAGCGGCAACGTGCTCGACCGGGTGGTGGGCGGCGCTTTCGGCACGGGGCTGGGCACCAATGTCCAGCAGGCCTACCGCTTCCTGTGCCAGAACTACGAGCCTGGGGACAGCCTGTTCCTGTTCGGCTTCTCGCGCGGGGCCTATACCGTGCGCAGCCTGGCGGGTCTGGTCGGCCTCGTCGGGCTGGTGCGCAAGGGCGATCTCGACAAGCTGCCCGAGATCTGGGCCTACTACCGCATGGATGATGGCAAACGGGCCAAGGCGCCCCTCGATCCGGCCCTCTTCGAAGGGCGTCATCCCGACATCGAAATGGTGGGCGTGTGGGATACCGTGGGTGCGCTGGGGGTCCCCTCCAATGTCCTCGGGTCGTGGGGCCGGGGCGGCTACGCCTTTCACGACGTGAAGCTGGGGGCTAGGGTGCGCCATGCCTACCAGGCTCTTGCCATCGACGAGCGCCGCAGCAAGTTCGTGCCCGCGATCTGGGACACCTCGGGCGGCATCGCGCCGGGGCAGGAGGTCGAACAGGTGTGGTTCGCGGGCGCGCACAGCAACGTGGGCGGAGGGTATCCCGACAAGGTGCTGTCCGACATCGCGCTGCTGTGGATGTGCGGAAAGGCGCAGGCCTGGCTCGAACTCGACGAGGACTACCTTGCGCGCAAGGTGGAGCGGCTGGACGAGGACGCGGCGCGGGGCCTGCTGGTCAATTCGGCACGCTCTGCGTTCTGGAAGCTGCAGGGCCAGAAGGAGCGCGCACTGGGCTCCGACGCGACCGAGACGATCCACCCGAGCGTGCTGGCGCGTCTGAACCTGAGCCGGGAGATGAAGGCGGGGGGGACGCCTCCTTATGCGCCCTTTCCCTATCTCCCGCGCAATCTCCTGCGCTTCCTGGAGAAGACGGGCCTGATCGGCTGA
- a CDS encoding mechanosensitive ion channel family protein → MPCPSFARVLFRPLRSAAPLLALVASPAWAQDDIDIDTISRLADIVRWGGVITSLFVVAGAWMLLRLLGRFVAAFGSEFSSRRLTLHKVSTIGQFVIYVATTLLVLLLSFRVDETTLAVIGGTVAVAVGFAMKDLVASFIAGVIVMLDRPFQVGDRVNFGGEYGDITAIGLRSVRMQTLDDNTVTIPNSKFLSDVTSSGNYGALDMQVVMDFHIAADQDIERAREIVNEAVLSSRYVFLAKPVVILVNQWVSDYLVGVRLRLKAYVLDTRFEKAFESDVNLRVLRAFQHEGILTPGQPRPAS, encoded by the coding sequence ATGCCCTGCCCCTCGTTTGCCCGCGTCCTGTTCCGGCCCCTGCGATCAGCCGCCCCGCTTCTGGCCCTCGTCGCCAGCCCGGCATGGGCCCAGGACGATATCGACATCGACACGATCAGCCGCCTCGCCGACATCGTGCGCTGGGGCGGGGTCATCACCTCGCTTTTCGTCGTGGCCGGTGCGTGGATGCTGCTGCGGCTTCTCGGCCGCTTCGTCGCGGCCTTCGGGAGCGAGTTCTCCTCACGCCGGTTGACCCTCCACAAGGTCAGCACGATCGGCCAGTTCGTGATCTACGTCGCCACGACGCTGCTCGTGCTCCTGCTCTCCTTCCGGGTCGACGAGACGACACTGGCGGTGATCGGCGGCACGGTGGCGGTCGCGGTCGGCTTTGCGATGAAGGACCTTGTCGCCTCGTTCATCGCGGGCGTCATCGTCATGCTCGACCGCCCCTTCCAGGTCGGCGACCGCGTCAATTTCGGGGGCGAATACGGCGACATCACCGCCATCGGCCTGCGTTCGGTGCGCATGCAGACGCTGGACGACAACACCGTCACCATCCCCAACAGCAAGTTCCTGAGCGATGTGACGTCCTCGGGCAACTACGGCGCGCTCGACATGCAGGTGGTGATGGATTTCCACATCGCCGCCGATCAGGATATCGAGCGCGCGCGCGAGATCGTGAACGAGGCCGTGCTGTCCAGCCGCTACGTCTTCCTCGCCAAGCCCGTGGTCATCCTCGTCAACCAGTGGGTGTCGGATTACCTTGTCGGTGTGCGCCTGCGGCTCAAGGCCTACGTCCTCGACACGCGCTTTGAAAAGGCCTTCGAGTCCGACGTGAACCTGCGGGTCCTGCGCGCCTTCCAGCACGAAGGTATCCTGACGCCCGGCCAGCCCCGCCCTGCCTCCTGA
- a CDS encoding L,D-transpeptidase family protein: protein MGCRGFARQGAARLRAPAPASALALALVLALAFALLPVLARAQGSKVSSAPELARAIETLKPGEWVWAPEVAPEGPVLVFVDLSRQIALVYRNGIRIGATTVSTGKPGHATPTGVFTILQKDAKHRSSTYNNAPMPYQQRLTWDGVALHAGGLPGYPESHGCVHLPYNFARELFTVTELGVTVVVEGDAQHHLETSGNALLSPFDDTGKAIAYHPLRPGEQFHWTPDVAREGPVSVIVSKLDQRIVVLRGGKEIGRSVARIRGADAGSHVVTQIVREGKPHWVFVGMAGHEEEEGREIDEALLNRVEMPRAFHRDLDAVMGPGTTVLVTNSRVGAGAWDHLTVIDAIHPHAAPEGS, encoded by the coding sequence ATGGGGTGCCGCGGGTTCGCGCGCCAGGGCGCGGCCAGGCTGCGCGCTCCGGCTCCGGCCAGCGCACTGGCCCTGGCACTCGTCCTGGCCCTGGCCTTCGCGCTGCTGCCGGTCCTGGCGCGCGCGCAAGGCTCCAAGGTCAGTTCCGCGCCCGAGCTGGCGCGGGCCATCGAAACGCTGAAGCCGGGGGAATGGGTCTGGGCCCCCGAGGTCGCGCCCGAAGGGCCCGTGCTCGTCTTCGTCGATCTCTCGCGTCAGATCGCGCTCGTCTACCGCAATGGCATCCGCATCGGGGCGACCACGGTTTCCACGGGGAAACCTGGCCACGCGACGCCGACAGGCGTCTTCACGATCCTGCAGAAGGACGCCAAGCACCGCTCCAGCACCTACAACAACGCGCCCATGCCCTACCAGCAGCGGCTGACCTGGGACGGCGTGGCGCTCCATGCGGGAGGGCTGCCGGGCTACCCCGAAAGCCATGGCTGCGTGCACCTGCCGTACAACTTCGCGCGCGAACTCTTTACCGTCACCGAACTGGGCGTGACCGTGGTGGTCGAGGGCGATGCCCAGCACCACCTGGAGACAAGCGGCAACGCGCTGCTCTCGCCCTTTGACGATACGGGCAAGGCGATTGCCTATCACCCTCTGCGGCCCGGCGAACAGTTCCACTGGACCCCGGATGTGGCGCGCGAGGGACCGGTTTCGGTGATCGTCTCCAAGCTCGACCAGCGCATCGTCGTCCTGCGCGGGGGCAAGGAAATCGGACGCAGTGTCGCGCGCATTCGCGGCGCGGATGCCGGATCACACGTCGTCACCCAGATCGTGCGCGAGGGCAAACCGCACTGGGTCTTCGTCGGGATGGCGGGCCACGAGGAGGAGGAAGGGCGCGAGATCGACGAGGCGCTGCTCAACCGCGTGGAGATGCCGCGCGCGTTCCACCGCGATCTCGACGCGGTGATGGGGCCGGGAACAACCGTTCTGGTCACCAACTCGCGGGTCGGCGCGGGCGCGTGGGATCACCTGACCGTGATCGACGCGATCCACCCGCACGCCGCGCCGGAAGGGAGTTGA
- a CDS encoding GlsB/YeaQ/YmgE family stress response membrane protein: protein MGWIVALIVGGLAGWLASKVMNRDASMGIFWNIVVGCVGSVVGNAIASNFGIAGSVQEFSIVGLLVAFGGAVVLLGVVNLIQRGKVR, encoded by the coding sequence ATGGGCTGGATCGTTGCCCTGATCGTGGGAGGGCTGGCCGGGTGGCTGGCAAGCAAGGTGATGAACCGCGATGCCTCGATGGGCATTTTCTGGAACATCGTGGTGGGCTGCGTGGGCTCGGTCGTGGGCAATGCGATTGCCAGCAATTTCGGCATTGCAGGCAGTGTGCAGGAGTTCTCGATCGTGGGTCTTCTGGTTGCCTTCGGCGGCGCGGTGGTGCTGCTGGGCGTCGTCAACCTGATCCAGCGCGGGAAGGTGCGCTGA
- a CDS encoding helix-turn-helix transcriptional regulator: MSNRLRASAMDTMDTWGWSGKASETPDGRAVRRICARFVRSLHATLERPAWLLAGTGLERLDELPETIRVGQYITIISNMARHAPDPAYFIDFLEAGVPYFRGGIDLATRYAPDIRSAFAILPRFANERPGIFEHRLSMDARTLTLELDARLALGDARPILTGAPLLFLARVAAANLGHPVHEARIELRHREVPYAARLRAAFRCPVEFAAPRDAITLPRALALCPSVIHDPAVWTQALARCEAEVEPTRPTQGWSARTRGACCDLLTSTGRVPRLEQVAGELGVSARTLIRHLKGEDTRFQALVDALLQERSEALLRENGLAIRSVAEQLGLSDASDFNRRFRRWFGMTPSQYRARANLPATARS, encoded by the coding sequence ATGTCGAACAGGTTACGCGCCAGCGCGATGGATACGATGGATACATGGGGCTGGTCCGGCAAGGCGTCCGAAACTCCGGATGGCCGCGCGGTTCGCAGGATTTGCGCGCGCTTTGTCCGTTCCCTTCACGCCACGCTCGAAAGGCCCGCCTGGCTTCTTGCCGGAACAGGGCTCGAACGGCTGGACGAACTCCCCGAAACGATCCGCGTGGGTCAGTACATCACGATCATCTCCAACATGGCGCGCCATGCCCCGGACCCGGCCTACTTCATCGATTTCCTGGAGGCCGGCGTGCCCTACTTCCGGGGCGGGATCGACCTTGCGACCCGCTACGCGCCCGATATCCGCAGCGCCTTCGCGATCCTGCCACGCTTTGCCAACGAGCGCCCCGGCATCTTCGAGCACCGCCTTTCGATGGATGCGCGCACGCTGACGCTGGAACTCGACGCCCGCCTTGCGCTTGGCGACGCCCGCCCGATCCTGACCGGAGCGCCGCTGCTCTTTCTCGCGCGCGTCGCGGCGGCCAACCTGGGCCACCCCGTCCACGAAGCGCGAATCGAATTGCGCCATCGCGAAGTGCCCTATGCCGCCCGGCTGCGCGCGGCCTTTCGCTGCCCTGTGGAATTCGCCGCCCCCCGCGATGCCATCACCCTGCCGCGCGCCCTGGCCCTTTGCCCCAGCGTGATCCACGATCCCGCCGTCTGGACCCAAGCGCTTGCCCGCTGCGAGGCGGAAGTGGAACCCACGCGGCCCACGCAAGGCTGGTCGGCCCGAACCCGGGGCGCCTGCTGCGACCTGCTGACCTCCACCGGCCGCGTGCCCCGCCTCGAACAGGTGGCCGGTGAGCTCGGCGTTTCCGCGCGTACGCTGATCCGCCATCTCAAGGGGGAAGACACGCGCTTTCAGGCGCTGGTCGACGCGCTCCTGCAGGAACGCAGCGAGGCGCTTCTGCGCGAGAATGGCCTGGCCATTCGCAGCGTCGCTGAACAGCTGGGACTGAGCGATGCCTCCGACTTCAACCGCCGCTTTCGCCGCTGGTTCGGAATGACGCCCAGCCAGTACCGCGCGCGTGCCAACCTTCCCGCCACCGCGCGATCCTGA
- a CDS encoding TetR/AcrR family transcriptional regulator, with the protein MTTTSSDTAPARAAASAKGAARREKILRGVIAIIGRDGYHQQSLRELAKALEMEAQHILYYFASREDLLRSVMELWDKDSLANADPAALAGPSLDLYVAAVRRSSAAPGMSYLYLSFAADAVVPTHPGHHFIRARQARVRRDLAEAIRAEQAAGTIAPEIDPLRAARQLSALSNGLQLQALLDPDGADCDPAAEVAAAVARLRGAVP; encoded by the coding sequence ATGACGACGACATCCTCCGATACCGCCCCTGCGCGCGCGGCGGCGTCCGCCAAGGGCGCGGCGCGGCGCGAGAAGATCCTGCGCGGGGTAATCGCGATCATTGGGCGTGACGGCTACCATCAGCAGTCGCTGCGTGAACTTGCCAAGGCGCTGGAGATGGAGGCGCAGCACATCCTCTACTACTTTGCGAGCCGCGAGGACCTGCTGCGCAGCGTCATGGAACTGTGGGACAAGGACAGCCTCGCGAACGCCGATCCCGCCGCCTTGGCCGGGCCAAGCCTTGATCTCTACGTGGCGGCGGTCCGGCGCAGCAGCGCGGCGCCGGGCATGTCCTACCTCTATCTCTCGTTCGCGGCCGATGCGGTCGTGCCCACGCACCCGGGGCACCACTTCATTCGCGCCCGCCAGGCACGTGTGCGCCGTGATCTTGCCGAGGCCATCCGTGCCGAACAAGCGGCAGGAACGATCGCGCCCGAGATCGATCCGCTGCGCGCCGCGCGCCAGCTTTCCGCGCTCTCCAACGGGCTTCAGCTCCAGGCTCTGCTCGACCCGGATGGCGCGGACTGCGATCCGGCGGCCGAAGTCGCCGCGGCGGTGGCTCGCCTGCGCGGGGCCGTGCCCTAG
- a CDS encoding CobW family GTP-binding protein, which yields MSGVLSSLDGLIPVSVLTGFLGSGKTTTLNALVRSPEMARALVIINEFGEVGLDHDLVTQGHEEMQVEMIGGCLCCTIRGDLLATLRDAPWRFAREGRCWFDRVVIETTGLADPAPILHTLMRDHTLETIYRLDSVIATVDAVNGAATLARQEEAVKQAAMADRILLTKTDLVGEPEREALTARLRALNPAAPILAAEHGAVAAHALFGGGAFDPAGKSADVQDWLRAEAYADHDHVHDHAHAHAHAHAHGHDVNRHGPDIRATCLTFEEPLDPETFERWIELLTWMRGEDVLRIKGILNLQGQPGPVVVHGVQHVFHPPVVLDEWPSHDRRTRLVFITRGLDAAALEETFAMVTPEPVPDAPVDVDVEEGGEALTAGGSLTGWTR from the coding sequence GTGAGCGGGGTGCTCTCCAGCCTCGATGGCCTGATCCCCGTCTCGGTCCTCACCGGGTTCCTGGGGAGCGGCAAGACGACAACGCTCAACGCGCTGGTGCGCAGCCCCGAGATGGCGCGCGCGCTCGTCATCATCAACGAGTTCGGCGAAGTCGGGCTCGACCACGATCTGGTCACGCAAGGGCACGAGGAGATGCAGGTCGAGATGATCGGCGGGTGCCTGTGCTGCACCATTCGCGGCGACCTGCTGGCGACCTTGCGCGATGCCCCTTGGCGTTTCGCGCGCGAGGGGCGCTGCTGGTTCGACAGGGTGGTGATTGAGACCACCGGCCTCGCCGATCCCGCGCCCATCCTCCACACGCTGATGCGCGACCACACGCTGGAGACGATCTACCGGCTCGACAGCGTGATCGCGACGGTCGATGCGGTGAACGGCGCGGCCACGCTCGCGCGACAGGAGGAGGCGGTGAAGCAGGCGGCCATGGCGGACCGTATCCTGCTCACCAAGACCGACCTCGTCGGGGAGCCCGAGCGCGAAGCCCTGACCGCGCGGCTGCGCGCGCTGAACCCGGCGGCGCCGATTCTGGCCGCAGAGCACGGCGCGGTCGCGGCGCACGCGCTGTTCGGCGGCGGGGCCTTTGACCCGGCGGGCAAGAGCGCAGACGTGCAGGACTGGCTGCGCGCCGAAGCCTACGCGGACCACGACCATGTGCATGACCACGCACACGCGCACGCGCACGCGCACGCGCACGGGCATGACGTGAACCGCCACGGGCCCGACATCCGCGCGACCTGCCTCACTTTCGAGGAGCCGCTTGATCCCGAGACCTTCGAGCGCTGGATCGAGCTTCTGACCTGGATGCGCGGGGAGGATGTCCTGCGCATCAAGGGCATCCTCAACCTGCAGGGGCAGCCGGGACCGGTGGTGGTCCACGGCGTCCAGCATGTCTTCCACCCGCCGGTCGTGCTGGACGAATGGCCTTCGCACGACCGGCGTACCCGGCTGGTCTTCATTACGCGCGGGCTTGACGCTGCGGCGCTGGAGGAGACCTTCGCAATGGTGACGCCCGAGCCGGTGCCGGATGCGCCCGTGGACGTGGACGTGGAGGAGGGCGGGGAGGCTCTCACTGCGGGAGGCTCGCTGACCGGCTGGACGCGTTAA
- a CDS encoding DUF1826 domain-containing protein, with the protein MSAAVCANAPEVLTRIAEPDVHLAIWQAGRPSRLDWLDTLDLAGISDLSFPCALTDLDREIGDGLAEAGYPDGAERDVLGELMADLARRFAAIMGCAEVKVRLEVIRTDACRKFHADYVPARLIATLAGPGTQWIEADRIIEGNPEEIHQMRAGDVGLFKGRLLAPEPAILHRSVPLSVTGGTRLLLVFDPLGVGEGTR; encoded by the coding sequence ATGAGCGCGGCGGTCTGTGCCAACGCGCCCGAGGTCCTGACGCGCATTGCCGAGCCCGATGTCCACCTTGCGATCTGGCAGGCGGGCCGTCCGTCCCGCCTCGACTGGCTCGACACGCTGGACCTTGCGGGAATTTCGGACCTGTCCTTCCCCTGTGCGCTCACCGATCTGGACCGGGAGATCGGGGACGGGCTGGCCGAGGCGGGCTATCCCGACGGGGCAGAGAGGGACGTGCTGGGCGAGCTCATGGCGGATCTCGCGCGCCGGTTTGCCGCGATCATGGGGTGCGCTGAGGTCAAGGTCCGGCTGGAGGTGATCCGCACCGATGCCTGCCGCAAGTTCCACGCCGACTACGTGCCCGCGCGCCTTATCGCCACGCTCGCGGGACCCGGCACGCAGTGGATCGAGGCGGACAGGATCATTGAGGGCAATCCTGAGGAGATCCACCAGATGCGCGCCGGTGATGTCGGTCTGTTCAAGGGGCGTCTGCTCGCGCCCGAACCGGCGATCCTCCACCGCTCGGTGCCCCTGTCGGTGACCGGGGGCACGCGGCTGCTCCTGGTGTTCGATCCGCTGGGCGTCGGGGAGGGCACCCGGTGA